A genome region from Geobacter pickeringii includes the following:
- a CDS encoding cupin domain-containing protein — MERGERPWGTYTVLEENNSYKIKRIEVHPGQRLSLQMHHHRSEHWIVVSGTARVTCGDEEFIVNVNESTFIPIGRNHRLENPGKIPLVIIEVQSGEYLGEDDIVRFDDDYHRCDAAEEPAAGEQQ; from the coding sequence ATGGAACGCGGCGAACGCCCCTGGGGGACCTACACGGTCCTCGAGGAAAACAACAGCTACAAGATCAAGCGGATCGAGGTCCATCCCGGTCAGCGGCTCTCGCTCCAGATGCACCACCACCGGAGCGAGCACTGGATCGTCGTCTCCGGCACCGCCCGGGTCACCTGCGGCGACGAGGAGTTCATCGTCAACGTGAACGAATCGACCTTCATCCCCATCGGCAGGAACCACCGGCTCGAAAACCCCGGCAAGATCCCCCTGGTGATCATCGAGGTCCAGAGCGGCGAGTACCTGGGGGAGGACGACATCGTCCGCTTCGACGACGATTACCACCGCTGCGATGCGGCGGAAGAGCCGGCGGCCGGTGAGCAGCAGTGA